One genomic window of Rhodospirillaceae bacterium includes the following:
- a CDS encoding 3-hydroxybutyryl-CoA dehydrogenase: MAIEIKEIGVIGAGQMGGGISHVFTLAGYKIHLCDIDEAALEKAMGAIDRNMSRQVARKKITDDQKNDALALISTGTDFAPLSNCDLIIEAASEDEAVKKEVLKNLGPVLKPDAIVASNTSSISITRLGATMERPENFMGMHFMNPVPMMELVELIRGIATDPKTFDIIRDLTRKLGKTPVSSEDFPAFLVNRILLPMINEAVYTLYEGVGSVSAIDTAMKLGTNHPMGPLELADFIGLDICLAVMNVLHEGLADTKYRPCPLLVKYVEAGWLGRKTGRGFYDYAGETPVPTR; this comes from the coding sequence ATGGCCATTGAGATAAAAGAAATTGGCGTAATCGGTGCCGGGCAGATGGGTGGTGGCATCAGCCATGTCTTTACCCTTGCGGGTTATAAAATCCATCTATGCGATATTGATGAGGCGGCCTTGGAAAAGGCAATGGGGGCCATCGATCGCAATATGTCGCGGCAGGTCGCACGCAAAAAGATTACGGACGACCAAAAGAATGACGCCTTGGCCCTGATTTCAACCGGCACGGATTTTGCTCCTCTCAGTAATTGTGATCTGATCATTGAAGCTGCCAGCGAAGACGAAGCGGTAAAGAAAGAAGTTCTCAAGAATCTCGGCCCTGTCTTAAAACCTGACGCGATCGTTGCCTCCAACACGTCGTCGATTTCCATTACCCGCTTGGGCGCAACCATGGAGCGGCCTGAAAATTTCATGGGCATGCACTTCATGAACCCTGTGCCGATGATGGAACTGGTGGAACTGATCCGAGGTATCGCCACAGATCCTAAAACTTTCGATATCATCCGCGACCTGACCCGAAAATTGGGTAAGACGCCGGTCAGTTCCGAAGATTTCCCAGCCTTCCTGGTCAACCGAATTCTACTGCCGATGATCAACGAAGCTGTCTACACCTTGTATGAAGGTGTTGGCTCCGTCAGTGCCATCGACACAGCAATGAAACTCGGCACCAATCACCCGATGGGGCCGTTAGAATTGGCTGACTTCATTGGGTTGGACATTTGTTTGGCAGTAATGAATGTGCTCCACGAGGGCTTAGCCGATACCAAGTACCGTCCCTGTCCACTGTTGGTGAAATACGTGGAAGCCGGATGGCTTGGTCGAAAGACGGGTCGTGGGTTCTACGACTACGCGGGTGAGACGCCTGTTCCGACCAGGTAG
- a CDS encoding site-specific DNA-methyltransferase, which produces MEMKKNQILVGNCIELMRDLPAESVDMVFADPPYNLQLEGTLLRPNNHSEVDGVDDAWDKFDGFEAYDRFTRGWLSEARRVLKPNGTLWVIGSYHNIFRVGTVLQDLGYWMLNDVIWQKTNPMPNFRGRRFTNAHETLIWCAKDKDSKYQFNYEAMKNLNDDLQMRSDWVLPICTGHERIKIDGVKAHPTQKPESLLHRVILSSTEAGDIVLDPFFGSGTTGAVAKKLGRNYIGLERDPDYAEIARARIADVREVADPNLISTPSKRKQPRIPFGTLVERGLLSVGETLHDPRRKFAARISADGSVAASDFRGSIHQVGAHVQNAPACNGWQFWCFEDKGSLVSIDVLRQKVRAELN; this is translated from the coding sequence ATCGAAATGAAAAAGAATCAAATTCTTGTGGGGAACTGCATTGAGTTGATGCGCGACCTGCCGGCTGAGTCCGTGGATATGGTGTTTGCCGATCCGCCGTACAATCTTCAGTTGGAAGGAACCCTGCTTCGCCCCAACAACCACAGCGAAGTCGATGGCGTTGATGATGCGTGGGACAAGTTCGATGGCTTTGAGGCCTACGACCGTTTCACCCGTGGTTGGTTATCTGAAGCCCGCCGGGTGTTAAAACCAAACGGAACCCTTTGGGTGATCGGCAGCTACCACAATATTTTCCGCGTTGGCACGGTGTTGCAGGACTTGGGCTATTGGATGCTCAACGATGTCATCTGGCAAAAAACCAACCCGATGCCGAACTTTCGCGGGCGACGCTTCACCAATGCTCATGAAACCCTGATTTGGTGCGCCAAGGACAAAGATAGCAAGTACCAGTTTAATTACGAGGCGATGAAGAACCTCAACGACGATTTGCAAATGCGTTCAGACTGGGTGCTGCCAATTTGCACTGGCCACGAACGCATCAAGATTGATGGTGTCAAAGCCCACCCAACCCAAAAACCCGAATCCCTATTGCATCGGGTAATTCTTTCTTCAACAGAAGCCGGCGATATCGTCTTGGATCCGTTCTTTGGCAGCGGCACGACGGGAGCTGTCGCGAAAAAACTCGGCCGCAATTATATTGGTCTCGAACGTGACCCAGACTATGCCGAAATCGCCCGCGCCCGCATCGCCGATGTCCGCGAAGTGGCAGACCCCAATCTGATCAGCACGCCCTCCAAACGTAAACAACCGCGAATCCCCTTTGGTACCCTGGTTGAACGCGGGCTGCTGTCGGTTGGTGAAACCCTCCATGATCCCCGCCGTAAATTTGCCGCCCGCATCAGCGCCGACGGTAGTGTCGCCGCTTCAGATTTCAGAGGCTCCATCCACCAAGTTGGTGCCCACGTCCAAAACGCCCCCGCCTGCAACGGCTGGCAGTTCTGGTGCTTTGAGGACAAGGGATCGTTGGTGTCTATTGACGTGCTGAGGCAGAAGGTTCGGGCGGAGTTGAATTAG